The Triticum aestivum cultivar Chinese Spring chromosome 5A, IWGSC CS RefSeq v2.1, whole genome shotgun sequence genomic sequence tattacatcgagtgtctcaaaagagaacttattacaataaatatggcttaaggccatctaataacgataacagcggaaggcttggaagataagtgagtccatcaactccaacggcatcactgagtatagaaccacgacctaaaaactccttaatcgtcgtctgaaaagtctgcaacattaacgttgcagcccgaaaacgggtcagcacatggaatatgctggcaaggtaacacatagagagtaatggaatgaaacagctatactatatgcatatttggctggtggaaagctctatggttacagttttgcgtaaagccaatttttccctactccaaaggaataaatttaattactatcatggtggttgttaaacattgagaatggttgacagcattctcaatcccaattaagcatcatcattaaacataacccaacaaaattaatttagagtaacatgttgagattcacatgaaaatccaggtactagatactcaagatgtccataaccggggacacggctaaccatgattagtttattacactctgcagaggtttgcgcacttttccccacaagactcgatcgcctccgtttgttttctcgcactacatggtgtttgagaagacggatgaccgagacatagtctttcagaagcgctagcaccttacgatcgggtagaccgtaccacctacatcccctacatctgctagtctaccactgtaagagttcgcacaacttagtcaactatgctagagcccataatagcttgtggctgcacacggaagtttctagtatgaatagtctcatgatccctttgagcctgggtggtggtccaaaagaaaacaggcaagtcctggaatacccaggtgcctcaatccacccagatgtgtgtttaagttgccaccttagataaaccattaattaacaatctcacatctatcatggatttcactcacccaatccacgtctactagcatagcctgacataataagcaaacgtagaagtaactcccaaaggtttgataataaataggtaataggtactaccccatctacttcccatcccacaatttaattagatcctaatcatgcaatgtgtgaggtttgatctaatgcaataaaactggatagtagaaaggtatgatcaaagtgttacttgccttgctgatgatctgggaaacctagcgattcgaagtaacaggcggcgcactcctgatactctatcgcaaacaacaaacaagcatacaataagtactcatctaatgcacaggtaaaactcaaataagagatctaaccagaaggttcaacttaagaactccggttggccaAAAAAATcgaatcgaacaaagcaacgaaagtcaaacggcgaaagaaaacaacttcgttctagtaatctggatctagggcaaattttacagtagcaaaatcttgtttaagttggttaaacggatagagagtttcaagacgaaactctaggcgcttgaatcgcctgattctgataaacgagcgaaaagttatactaaaacgaaaatcggatcaggaatcgcgatcagaaaaatcgcggatttaatccgagaaaaagaaaacaacgaacggattaacgaacgaacgttcgttatccagatctaaacgatgaacgtgttcgtttaaacgaacaaacgagcgaacgctcgctatttaacctaaaccgaaaaaaaccgatctaataaaaaaacaaaaataaaaaaatcgaaAATAAACCGACGGacaaccgatcggttttctaaaaaaacaagcGGCACGGattacgaggcggcggcgaacctcggcgagcgtgcgggcggggcggcggctccggcggggcggcggcgcggcgacggcgggcggcgagcggcgcggcgggcggcggcggcggctggcggcggcggcaggtgcgTGGCTGGGGCGGGGCGTGGGGCTAGGGTTCCCCCCTCgggtgggccggcttataaagcccctacgggccgggagtcctagtcggacacggcccgtaggtcggttccccCTTTTTTAATATAATTACgcttggaagaaaaataaaaagaaatactaaacagactccaaaaatcccgaaataaaattttcgggcttctaaaatcaagcctgacaaagtgaacatttatttgggccctaaatgcaattctgaaaaacgcgtttttttcctaaattcaaataaaacaccgaaaaactccgaaataaaatcttatttgattttattattaaatcctcaatatttctttattttgggaaagtcattttattccctctctcatatttttgtaatagaaataattgatgataaaataaataaaatcaaatgatcctattctcaaaatttgagaaaactcaaatatgaaaataacgaaatccccaactctctccgttggtcattgagttgcatagaatttctaggatcaaccaaaatgcaaaataaaatatgatatgcattgatgatctaatgtataacattccaaattaaaaatttgggatgttacaaatcatTTAGAGATAGAATATCATTATTTGCAAAAGAAAGAAGTTGCGGAAATATTTCCTTGAATGGATCTTTAGACCATTTGTCATGCCATAAAAGTGTAGCATGTCCATTGCCCAGTTTACAGTTTGAATTTGATTTATAATCCTCAAACAATCCCAAGTGACTTCTCCACCAACCGGACCCCTCCATCTTAGAGCCAGGAAGTGATTGAGAGTAGTATTTCTCCCAAATAAGTCCCATGGAAGGTGTTCCTTGTTAAGAAACTTCTGCACATTTTCATCGTCAGGGCCTTATTGTGCAGACTCACATCTAGAATTCCAAGACCACCTTGCCTCCttggtttacaaaaaaacccaggcaATTAGTGTAGGGCCAGCAACCAACTGTCCAAGTTTTCTCCATAAGAAGTTCCTGGGAAAATTATTGATCTGGCTAGTGATTGAGACAGGCAGTGGCAGAATGCTCATGAAGAATACTGGTGTGCAGAGAAGACTGATTTGATTAACAATAGTCTGCCATCATAAGAAAGCATTGTTGAACATCCACATAGTCTTCTCTCAATTTTTTGGCAAATGGGTGTGTAATCCTCTACTTTGAGTCTGCCAGCACTTAGAGGAAGCCCCAGGTATGTAAATGGGAAGGACTCACTCTTATATGCCAAGGAATTAATGATCTTAATGAAACTCACTCCCTGTACATTGATAGGAATCATAATTGACCTGTGATAGTTAATCTTCAGCCCAGTTTGACTAGCAAAATGTTTCAACAGGTTGTTCACTTGCTCCACTTGTATTACGATTGCAGACAGGATTAAGattgtgtcatctgcatattgaatgATAGGGAAATCAGGTTTTAAGCTTGATTCAATTGGAGCTTGTATGTTTCCTGTCCTCATTGCCTTATTCAGAATTGTTTGCAAGAAATCGGCAGCAAGAACAAAGCTGAGAGGGAGAAAGGATCTCCTTGTCTCACTCCTCTTTTGCAATGGAAGTGTTTACCTGTCACTCCATTCAAGAGCATAGAAGAAACCCCTAAGGAAAAAAACATCTTGATCCACATAATCCATCTATCTCCAAAACCTCTTGCCTTACGGATTTCTAGAGTTGTGGTATTCAATCATGTCAAATGCCTTTTCAAAGTCTAGCTTTAATAACACCATGGCCTTTTTGGATTGCTGGCATTGATGAATATATCCAAAGGCCCATGCCACGCAGTCTTGGATGTATCTGTTCTTTGGAAATCCATATTGGTTAGTGTGGACTAACTTGAGAATTTTCTTTTGTAGTCTATTTGCTAACAACTTTTTGATAACTTTTATTGTGCAGTTTAGCAATGAAATTGGCCTAAAATCTGTAGGTTGTTGAGGGTTATGTATCTTTGGCACCAAAATGATAAAATGACCCATTGATAGATTGGAGATTAATAGAGCCTTGATAGATATCTTCAGTGAGAGTATAAAAGTCATATGCAATGATGCTCTAGCAGGCTTTGATGAAGTTCCCATTAAAGCCATCATGGCCAGGGCTTTGTAGGGAAGCTCTTCAATAACACTATGAATCTCCTCTTTCGAGAAAGGAATTTCCAGTTTAGACAAAGAAACACCAGCTGGCAGCAAATCTGGGATAGAGAAAAATTCTCAGTTGTTCCCATTCTACCTTTAAATGCTCTCCATAGGATGGCAGCTTTAGCCTGATGGTCTGTGTGCTCATTTAGGTTTTCATCCTGTAAGCATTGAATTTGATTGTGCATGTACTCAATTGTTGCCTTAGCTTGAAAGAAATTAGTGTTCATCTCCAAACTTGACCCATCTTATAGTTGCTCTTTGCTTCCAATAGGCATTCTGATATGAGAGGAGATTGAACAAATGATCTTTGGGGATATTTCTTCCATTCCATCCCTCAATAGAAAGAGGTTTTTATTCTTCCAAAGTGTCAAACAGTAGGATCTGATCATTAGAGTTTTTTATGAGCAAGGCCAGTTGGGATCAAGAGGTGAATGAGGTAAATTTTGCAGTAATTCTCTTAGCACTATTAACCTCATTCACCTCTTGATCCCAAATAGATTTTCATATGTTGCCTTGAATACATTGTAATAATAAATCTTGTGGCGTACATGTTTTATACCTGGTTTAACAAATGTTCTCGGGTATTTCCATTTAGCTATATCAATATCAATGTACTGATGATTTATTTTCGTGGTTGACATTGCAAAAAATTCATTATTGAAAAATAGTAATAATTATGTTTCAAATTCCATTGATTAGCGTTCTTTCCAATTTGCAAAGTTGCAACTAGCTTGAAATGATACCCATATATTTCTGTGATAATTTTGATTTGCGGATAGATTTAGTGTACCCAAGGAGACAATATATACTTGCTTTTAGCATGCCTTCTTCTATGCTAATTCACAGTACAAATACATCAAGAAAAGGCATTCCAATCCTAATAGTTGCACATGTGTTTAGTTTTTCACAAGGGATCTGCCACATCATGTTATCAGTAATTTGTACGGATTTGTTTTCATGTATTGCTTACTTGGTGGAGTAGTCGGTGTTGATTGCAGAAGCTATGGGGCCATGCCGAGCAGCACAAGGCTTGAAACAACTGTAAAATGTTAATGACATTTTATACAAAAGTTTATTCCCATATTTTGGACATAGAAAGGACAATGACACCATTTCATGAATGTGGTACCATAGGGAAACTTCCTTTGACATTCATATATTTATTTCTGCGTTGGGGATTGTCACCCAGGGCACATGGCAGATGCCTTATGGTTTTATCTCTCATTACTTTGTAATACTGTTGCACCTCCTGTATGACTCAATTCACCCATGGTTTTATTCTGATAGTCCGTACCTCCCACGGTGTGCCATTGTATGTCCAACCTTATATCGTCCGACCATGTATTTTGGTTCGTGTTTCGTAGATAAATGAGGTTGTCTCTGAGATGCACCTCAGCTGCAAGTCAAACAAGCATGTTGCCTGCTGCGATCATTCCTCAAGGTTGTATTGTGGATTTGTGGTACTCAACTGACACAGTGACTATTGGGCGAGAGGGCGCTCGAAGGAGATATTCATCCCTCAAACTGACTTAAAACACGCCAGGTACCAGGCCAGCGAGTTGCAGACACCAGTTCGTCATAGGAGGATAAGGGTACAGTCCCAGCGCCTCGGCAGCCCATCACAGAGCTCCTTCGGTCCTCATTTTCACTTGTTATTTCATCGACTGTCACGACGAAATCGATTTTTCTTCGGCCAGTTCACATCATCCACCTCAAAACCCAACTTGCTGCTTAGTGAATTAATCATATTTTCTGCAGCTGCCTCCTCCACAATCGCAAGTGATCATTACTGACAAATCTTAACAGGCTCGATCACAACTAGGTAGTGTAAATAGACTACAAAAAACCCTACCAACCAGTCACTGGAGTGGACACCTGGTACAGCAAACTGATGAGGACATGAACACCATCACTAACCAACACAGTTAATCCATCCACCGATTGTACAAATAGATCCACAATAGCTGAACAATCAGCACGCTCAACATCCTAATCAACCTTAGGTTACAACAACGGCGGCAGCGCTACGACCACGACAGCAACGGCGACGACGACACATCAAACCCTCCTAATCACGACACGGCGATCCCGGCAATTAAGTACCACTACAATTAAAGAGAGCGACCGACAATTATTAAGCACTACAGAACAAGATTACTAACGAGCACCCGGGTGATCCAGAGAAACCGACGGCCGCGCCCAGGCGGACGGAGGACGAGTCAGGCCGCCGCCGGCTCGGCGGGGCGCGCCTTGGGCGGACGGCCGCGGCCGCGCTTGGCGGATCCGTCGACGGCAGGGGCGGGAGCGGTCTTGGCCTTCTTGGGCGGGTTGACGGTCTTGGCCTTCTTGGGCGGgttggcggcctcggcctcggGGTCCTTGGGCTTGGCGGGGCGTCCGCGGGGGCGCGGCGACGCGgacttgggcggcggcggcggcgcgttggGGTCTATGGGCTTGCGCGGGCGGCCGCGGCCCCGCTTGGGCGGGGCGTCCGGCGCGTCCGTGCGGAAGTAGTTGTTCTTGAGGAAGAAGAGCTGGCCGGACTCCTTCATGCGCACCAGATGCGCCGTCAGCAGCGCGCCGTGCTCCTTGGGGAGGTCGCCGTACTTGCCCTCGATGTACTTGGAGATGGCGGACTTGTTCGACCCGTTCTTGTCGTTGAGCGCCGCGATGGCCGCCAGTATCATCTGAACTCGTCCAACAAAAACACAGATCAACGTAAGAAATCCAGCTCCGGCACCACCTCAACCCAACAAAATGTAAATCTTGGCAACCACCGTGGAACCAAAGACGAGAAACAAATACTAAAAACACCGCAAGAAACGGCGGCTCGGGTAGTACCTCGGGATAGGGCGGGAGGGTGGCCGGCTTGGCGACCTGCTCGGCGGCCATGGCGAAGCGGCGGGGACggggaggggaaagggagagggaggtgGGGAATTTTTCTTCCCGAGAGGAGGTCTGCGGCGGCTGCGTGCGAGCGGGGAGAGTTGGATCGGAATACTCCGGATAAGAACTGAAGAGGAGTGAGGGAGAGTGAGATGGATGGATCGCATGGTGGCGATGGTAACGAGGATGGACGGACGGGATTGCTCCGGCTGGCCTAATCGGACGGTAGAGGATGGGAGcacgcggatcggtgacgtggcgaGTCAGGACTTCTTTATGCGTGGTCATGTGTGCGGCTGCCTTTTTTGTTTGTTTGTAGAAAGTGCGCCTGGTTTTTGGTGAAAAGGCAAAGATGTTCAAAAGATCCACACGTCTTGTGCTGGCCATTTGCTACCAACATTCAATATATTAACTCAAGAAAAATACATTCCCTGGCGTCGCCTTCCCTGGCGAcacggggaaaccctagatcgaggCGCCGCTCCTCCCTTTCCTCCCTTCCCTCGGCTCGCCGCTGCCGGAGGAGCAGCCGGCGAAGTCCGTGCCGGCTCctgtgaaggtggcggcggggcccttTCCTGTTCTTCGTCCACGAGCTTGGCGCGGCGGCTGCCGGACGGCGCGGGCGCGGCTGCTGCCTTGGATGGCGCGGGACGGGGCCAAGGTGGCGCGGGGGCTCGCGCGCTAGCGACGGCCCTGGGCGACGCGGTGGCCCTGGACGGCGCGCGGTGGGTGGcccgctgcggcggcggcgcgggccaggCGGAGTTTGGGGCGACACGGCGGTGAGGGGCTCCAAGCCCGATCTGATTTTGGGCGGTCCTGCGCCCAGATCTCGATGGCCGGTGGCACCTGGATTGGAGAGGCAGGAGCGGTGGTGCCGGTGGATGCTGGTGGTTTCCCCTTGCAAGCGTGTGCACGCCCAGCTCCTGGAGCAGGGGTGCCGTCCAACATGTTGGTGCTTGAGGAAGCTCGGGCAGACCAGATCCAGCACGGAGGTCCGGTCCTTGCGCGTGGCGGTGCGAGCACGTTAAGTTTTGGCCTGGTTTTTGCTCTGTTTCGACGCGCTGCGGTGCGGGCCGGTCAGCGATGGTTCTACTTCAGTCTCTCCTGGTGCGCTGCGGTGCGAAGTCTCGCCCAGGTCTGCGCACGGAGCTGAAGGACGGCCGGAGTCGATTGGGTTCGCCCAGGTCCTGCGAGCGGCGGTGCGGACCGGCCAGGTTGACGTGTGCTTGCCTAGGTTCTGCGTGCGGCGGCGACTATCCCGTTGTCTGGTAGTGtgtgcttggccttgttctgccttgTGGTGCTGATTTGGTCTCGGATCCTGGATGATTGGCGGAAGGCTTAGCTCCGGATGAAAATCCTGCATCGACTTCGTCGGTGCCGACGGTAACGGCATCTATggatgtcgtcttcttccttggaagtGCCGCCGTGGAGCTCATTGCTCTTCCTGCCTCATGGCTGAggtctccgggtgaaaacctaagatctgGCGGAgctagatcggatgacggcggtgtTCTCGATACCacttccttcttggaggcgtcatCTTGGAGGCCTCGACGATGGATTCCGATGGTGTGCATGGTTGCTGGCGgatcttgggtttgtgttggtgccggcgggtttctgttttctttcttttctttctgcaCTAGCCCTTTTGCGGTGCTTTCCTCCTTTGGAGATGTTCTTGTTACTCCTCTTCTGATCAATGAATTTGGCAGTCCTCCTGCCAacattcaaaaaaaaagaaaaatacatTCAATATTTGTCCCATGAGGGTAAATGGTGCCATTTGAAATTTCTCGAAATGCCCTTCCTGTCACTTGTAAACATGAAGCTATTTAGATCTTGATTTTGGATACGGTActacattatactccctccgtttctaaatatagatctttttagacattttaaatggactataacatacggatgtatgtagacatattttagagtgtagattcactcattttgctccgtatgtagtcacttattgtaATCTCTAAAAAGACGTATATttgtggatggagggagtagaaggGAATACTATGGGCGCACATGAAGCCTCCTTGAACAGAAAGATTTTTTGTTTGCAACCCAGAAAAGCGAATTAAGCCAATAATGTATTCTTCTCAGATCAGACGGTGCATTAAGCAACACTCGTAGTGGGTCATTGTTTGGGCAAAAATAATGAAACAAAACAAAAGACttgtcattttcttttctttttttttgaccaAAAACTGTGGGGAAATTCCCTAATGTGAGTCTCTTTTTTTCATTAATCATTAGGGAGTCCAGTAAGTTACAAGTGTAACACGGTAGGTTACACAGAaataagaaagagaaaaagaaaagagaaatggaTAAAGTTATATGGCCTATTTTTACACTGTAATCTATGATCTCATCCCTTCCTTGATGCTTGGCTTAGCCCTAAGCATTGTCATGTGGAATTGACTAATAAAATCCATCTTGCAGGCACTAATAGAGCATTGACTATGCCTTCAATGATCATACCATTTCTCTAGTTCCATGTGCTCCAACAACCAGTGATGAGAATCTTAATGATAAAATCCATATTGCACCTGTGTTCTGCATCAACAATCATGTTGTGGATGCTAGCATATGTATCCCATTCCATACCATTACCCCACCAGAAACTTTGACGAAATGGGCATCCAAAGAACAGATGCATTTTGTCCTCTGTGTTGCAATCCTTGCATAGTGTACGCTGGTTACAGTCCGGATGGAAAAAAAATCTAGATAACAGTATTAACCCTGTCATGTAACATCAGCCAGCAAAAAAATTATGTTTGGGAAGACATCATGTTTTCCAGATCCACGTGATAGGAGGAGGGCTCGGTTGTCCCATAAGGGCATTATAAATCTTTTTGGTGGAATAAGCAGCACCTCCCTAATGAAATTTCTAGGTGTCATGCTTATGTAAGTCATTGACCATATACAATGAATTTGTGAGTTGCAAGAATTGTTGGTGGGCAATGACAGATAGTGGCAGTTGGAACATGGAGTATAAATCACCCCGATGATCGGCAGAGTATACATAGATGTTATCATTGGTTGCAAATGAATGTAGCTTGGGATATTGGGTTGGCCTTTCCGGTTGTCCTTCCATAAGAGTATAAAATCTCCATTACTAGTAGTCCAAGATGTAATTTTTTTGTATATATCAAACAAACTCATACAGTCTCTCCACCAGAATGATCATTTGTTGGTGCAAGCATGTGGGATCATATTGTTTGAGTAATGTGCTTGCCAAATAAGTTTCACCCAGGGAACATCAACATGATTATAAAAATTGTGAATGTGTTTTAGGAGTAGAGAAGCGTTTTGGGTTTTAAGATTGAGTACACCAAGACCACCCTGTTTCTTGGGTTTTCAAACCATTTGCTAGTTGGTCAAACAATTACCTTTCTTGTTAATATCATTTCCATGCCATGGGAAAGACCTATTGGATTTGTTTACATGTTCCAATACAGTTATATGAACCTTGAAAGTGCACATGGAAAAAAATAGGCATGGAGGCAATGACTGGGTTGATATAAGTGAGTCTATCAGCATAATTCATAAGATTGGCAATCCTAGATAAATTCTTGCCAATTCTGGCAATGATGGGCATCAAGTCTTGAACAAAtatatacgtctccaatgtatgtataattttttattgttctatgctattatattatccatcttggatgttttatatgcatttatatgctattttatatgatttttgggactaacctatcaacctagagcccagtgccagtttatgttttgtccttgtttttgagtttcgtagaaaataatatcaaacggagtccaattgacctgaaaatttacgg encodes the following:
- the LOC123105044 gene encoding HMG-Y-related protein A; its protein translation is MAAEQVAKPATLPPYPEMILAAIAALNDKNGSNKSAISKYIEGKYGDLPKEHGALLTAHLVRMKESGQLFFLKNNYFRTDAPDAPPKRGRGRPRKPIDPNAPPPPPKSASPRPRGRPAKPKDPEAEAANPPKKAKTVNPPKKAKTAPAPAVDGSAKRGRGRPPKARPAEPAAA